The Ciona intestinalis unplaced genomic scaffold, KH HT000051.2, whole genome shotgun sequence genome has a window encoding:
- the LOC100179136 gene encoding pancreatic secretory granule membrane major glycoprotein GP2 isoform X1, giving the protein MKNPESYFLCFLNFLLTSSAFTPACKEGLCRHNATCVERPYAMGGFYCACAQDYHGRFCDNKLPHVRCLRDRIVLVVGKSLVREEAGTVDRKLVYVGRGRRDEARCWSRDVGDELVVTLNIFSNCGTNIKKRGRNFVYKNRLFLDTSSNTSSSTSSPDNLVLLDWSCVYPRNYVTSLRQSISPAINQPERQVAYGKFIIDLKMFPTLDLSPLSDLRPPATLVTGQRVYAQVQLMTSQKDLTVTYKSCIATSAADTTGAEFTHVLVDRGCPSELDPTVNMDQSSPSNKSLFSFQIFSWSRDLPVYLHCVVGVCNVTLYQQACQPTCDNITSSPARVRRSVDEANREPDIRLAIGPFLIRNNPSMMSQRGLDTATKRLDPALVEESKIRIEYVIMGTIAAISAICIFVICVAIYLRRRRHRTKHYDVDNRLPRRFHGDREIRSLSAGIGRSSSSSNNMHLPGTNFS; this is encoded by the exons ATGAAGAATCCAGAATcttattttctgtgttttttaaatttcttgctGACGTCATCAGCATTTACGCCAG CTTGCAAGGAAGGATTATGTCGTCACAATGCAACTTGTGTGGAACGTCCGTACGCGATGGGGGGAttctactgcgcatgcgcacaaGATTACCACGGACGGTTCTGCGACAACA AATTACCTCACGTCCGGTGTTTGAGGGATCGGATAGTGTTGGTGGTGGGGAAGTCCCTGGTGCGAGAAGAAGCTGGGACGGTTGACCGGAAGTTGGTTTACGTAGGTCGCGGTCGACGCGATGAGGCGCGATGTTGGTCACGTGACGTAGGAGATGAACTCGTGGTGACCTTGAATATATTCTCCAACTGtggaacaaatattaaaaag AGAGGaagaaactttgtttataaaaaccgACTCTTCCTTGATACGTCATCGAATACGTCATCTAGTACGTCATCACCTGATAATTTGGTTCTGCTTGATTGGTCATGCGTGTACCCGCGTAATTACGTCACCTCTCTCCGACAATCAATATCGCCAGCCATTAA CCAACCGGAACGTCAGGTCGCCTACGGTAAATTCATCATCGATTTGAAAATGTTTCCGACCCTTGACCTTTCACCTCTATCTGACCTTCGACCCCCAGCCACCCTGGTTACCGGGCAACGTGTCTACGCACAGGTGcagttgatgacgtcacaaaaagaCCTCACCGTGACGTATAAGAGTTGCATAGCAACGAGTGCGGCCGATACAACGGGAGCCGAGTTCACCCACGTACTGGTTGATAGAGG ATGTCCCAGCGAGCTGGACCCGACAGTGAATATGGACCAATCATCGCCCAGCAACAAATCGTTGTTTTCGTTCCAGATATTCTCGTGGTCACGTGATCTACCAGTGTACTTGCATTGTGTGGTCGGGGTGTGCAACGTCACATTGTATCAACAG gctTGCCAACCCACGTGTGATAACATTACGTCATCACCAGCTCGCGTGCGCCGCTCGGTGGACGAAGCGAACAGGGAGCCAGACATACGGCTTGCTATTGGTCCATTCCTAATACGTAACAATCcttctatgatgtcacaaagagGGCTCGACACCGCCACCAAGCGGTTGGATCCTGCACTGGTTGAAG AATCCAAAATTCGGATCGAATACGTCATAATGGGCACGATAGCGGCGATCAGCGCGATTTGTATATTTGTCATTTGTGTCGCGATTTATCTTCGACGCAGACGACACAGAACAAAGCATTATGACGTAGATAACAGGCTCCCGCGACGTTTCCATGGAGATCGGGAGATTCGAAGTTTATCGGCGGGAATCGGAAGGTCTTCCtccagcagcaacaacatgcATCTCCCGGGAACAAActtttcataa
- the LOC100179136 gene encoding uncharacterized protein LOC100179136 isoform X2 translates to MKNPESYFLCFLNFLLTSSAFTPACKEGLCRHNATCVERPYAMGGFYCACAQDYHGRFCDNKLPHVRCLRDRIVLVVGKSLVREEAGTVDRKLVYVGRGRRDEARCWSRDVGDELVVTLNIFSNCGTNIKKRGRNFVYKNRLFLDTSSNTSSSTSSPDNLVLLDWSCVYPRNYVTSLRQSISPAIKCPSELDPTVNMDQSSPSNKSLFSFQIFSWSRDLPVYLHCVVGVCNVTLYQQACQPTCDNITSSPARVRRSVDEANREPDIRLAIGPFLIRNNPSMMSQRGLDTATKRLDPALVEESKIRIEYVIMGTIAAISAICIFVICVAIYLRRRRHRTKHYDVDNRLPRRFHGDREIRSLSAGIGRSSSSSNNMHLPGTNFS, encoded by the exons ATGAAGAATCCAGAATcttattttctgtgttttttaaatttcttgctGACGTCATCAGCATTTACGCCAG CTTGCAAGGAAGGATTATGTCGTCACAATGCAACTTGTGTGGAACGTCCGTACGCGATGGGGGGAttctactgcgcatgcgcacaaGATTACCACGGACGGTTCTGCGACAACA AATTACCTCACGTCCGGTGTTTGAGGGATCGGATAGTGTTGGTGGTGGGGAAGTCCCTGGTGCGAGAAGAAGCTGGGACGGTTGACCGGAAGTTGGTTTACGTAGGTCGCGGTCGACGCGATGAGGCGCGATGTTGGTCACGTGACGTAGGAGATGAACTCGTGGTGACCTTGAATATATTCTCCAACTGtggaacaaatattaaaaag AGAGGaagaaactttgtttataaaaaccgACTCTTCCTTGATACGTCATCGAATACGTCATCTAGTACGTCATCACCTGATAATTTGGTTCTGCTTGATTGGTCATGCGTGTACCCGCGTAATTACGTCACCTCTCTCCGACAATCAATATCGCCAGCCATTAA ATGTCCCAGCGAGCTGGACCCGACAGTGAATATGGACCAATCATCGCCCAGCAACAAATCGTTGTTTTCGTTCCAGATATTCTCGTGGTCACGTGATCTACCAGTGTACTTGCATTGTGTGGTCGGGGTGTGCAACGTCACATTGTATCAACAG gctTGCCAACCCACGTGTGATAACATTACGTCATCACCAGCTCGCGTGCGCCGCTCGGTGGACGAAGCGAACAGGGAGCCAGACATACGGCTTGCTATTGGTCCATTCCTAATACGTAACAATCcttctatgatgtcacaaagagGGCTCGACACCGCCACCAAGCGGTTGGATCCTGCACTGGTTGAAG AATCCAAAATTCGGATCGAATACGTCATAATGGGCACGATAGCGGCGATCAGCGCGATTTGTATATTTGTCATTTGTGTCGCGATTTATCTTCGACGCAGACGACACAGAACAAAGCATTATGACGTAGATAACAGGCTCCCGCGACGTTTCCATGGAGATCGGGAGATTCGAAGTTTATCGGCGGGAATCGGAAGGTCTTCCtccagcagcaacaacatgcATCTCCCGGGAACAAActtttcataa
- the LOC104266493 gene encoding uncharacterized protein LOC104266493 translates to MRQSTLLWTIVTSLLLIGHVGFVTYAQEDDAADDVADDVGGNDVDAGNATGVAICFQCNSTDDCAVEQEAGNSTVQECEAGQHCWVSWFNIVGILGWIMVKYTNSIPWVLGATLV, encoded by the exons ATGAGACAATCAACATTATTGTGgactattgttacgtcacttttATTAATAG GTCACGTGGGTTTTGTGACGTATGCTCAAGAAGATGACGCAGCTGATGACGTAGCCGATGACGTAGGCGGTAATGACGTAGATGCTGGTAACGCAacg ggcgTCGCGATTTGCTTCCAATGCAATTCAACCGATGATTGCGCGGTCGAACAAGAAGCGGGGAATTCTACAGTTCAAGAATGTGAGGCCGGCCAGCATTGCTGGGTAAGTTGGTTTAATATCGTTGGTATCCTGGGTTGGATTATGGTCAAGTACACGAATAGTAtaccttgggtgttgggggcaactctggtctaa